Genomic DNA from Methanofollis sp. W23:
CTCACGCAGGAGACGGCGCGAAACCTTGCACAGAACCTTGACATCATGCTCAAGGGACTCGGCGGAACCGAGGACGGGGTCATCGGGTCCATGGCAGGGATCGGGCTTGCCCGTGCCGGGAACGACGGGCGGTTCCTCCAGGTCGGGAAGATCAGGGAGATCACCGGCCTGTGCACCGCCGCCGAACTTTTCGAGGCCGGGATCGACGCGATCATCACCCGGGACGGCCGGCAGATCACAGAGGGGGTCATCGAGGCCCCTGAAGGAAAATCAGTAAAGCCCTGCCCGATCGGCGGCTGGATCGTCCTCATCGTCGATGAACAGGACGGGCACCTCATCCCTGTGAAAAGAGATTAAGATGGAATTTCGTACCAGAGTCGTCGTTGCCTTTGCGCTCCTCATCGCAA
This window encodes:
- a CDS encoding ABC transporter substrate-binding protein is translated as MTVYVAMDDTDNLTSRGTGRLARAVAATLSREYNVYGVTRHQLFVDDAIPYTSHNSCAVIHLPHAEKQDVPAIFAIAEKCMLDDFVEGSDPGLAVASANQVTPALIAFGKDAKANVLTQETARNLAQNLDIMLKGLGGTEDGVIGSMAGIGLARAGNDGRFLQVGKIREITGLCTAAELFEAGIDAIITRDGRQITEGVIEAPEGKSVKPCPIGGWIVLIVDEQDGHLIPVKRD